A single genomic interval of Granulicella tundricola MP5ACTX9 harbors:
- the nrdR gene encoding transcriptional regulator NrdR, giving the protein MKCPYCAFTQDRVVDSRESKEADSIRRRRECERCNKRFTTYERIDEIPYMVVKKDGRRERFDRQKVLGGLLQACQKRSISSAQLERIVDEVETFIVDSPERERLTTEVGELIMDRLKNIDTVAYIRFASVYRDFKDVREFKAELEELLGGAKKHPEDPRKLLKPTPRNA; this is encoded by the coding sequence ATGAAGTGTCCCTACTGTGCCTTTACGCAAGACCGCGTCGTAGACTCCCGCGAAAGCAAGGAAGCCGACTCCATCCGCCGCCGCCGCGAATGTGAACGCTGCAACAAGCGCTTCACCACCTACGAGCGCATCGACGAAATCCCCTACATGGTCGTCAAAAAAGACGGCCGCCGCGAGCGTTTCGACCGCCAAAAAGTCCTAGGAGGCCTCCTCCAGGCCTGCCAGAAGCGCAGCATCTCCTCCGCCCAGCTTGAGCGTATCGTCGACGAGGTCGAAACTTTCATCGTCGACTCACCCGAGCGCGAGCGCCTCACCACTGAGGTCGGCGAACTCATCATGGATCGCCTCAAGAACATCGACACCGTCGCCTACATCCGCTTCGCCAGCGTCTATCGCGACTTCAAGGACGTCCGCGAGTTCAAAGCCGAGCTCGAAGAACTCCTCGGCGGCGCCAAGAAACATCCCGAAGACCCCAGAAAACTTCTGAAACCCACACCCCGAAACGCATAA
- a CDS encoding lysylphosphatidylglycerol synthase transmembrane domain-containing protein, protein MKKALPWAIGAALLTFIAWKLYSSHFDWHSFAQSWRTADWRLLLIAITVIYLQDVLRAVRWAIFLRPAFKQTQLKPTHWYSLVGSQFVGFTGLAIFGRIGELIRPLLVSRRTGLTFSSQIAVVAVERVFDLGAFALIFSLNLLFSPSLQSLPYHELFHKVGYAIAALTLFLVIFVASVRLAGSAVATLMGKFVGMASPKAGAAITDRILSFRDGLNVIDTPADFTAVTLLSLLTWGLIAVSYVVIMKSFPPPVHDLTISHILVLMGFSVVGSLVQFPGVGGGAQFASITALTLLFGIPKELAVSAGLMLWLIQNMSIIPAGLIFARIEGISLRQAAHTTETKESSTL, encoded by the coding sequence GTGAAGAAGGCCCTCCCCTGGGCCATTGGGGCCGCACTCCTCACCTTCATCGCCTGGAAGCTCTACTCCTCGCACTTTGACTGGCACAGCTTCGCCCAAAGCTGGCGCACCGCCGACTGGCGTCTCCTCCTCATCGCCATCACCGTCATCTACCTCCAGGACGTTCTCCGCGCCGTCCGCTGGGCCATCTTCCTCCGCCCCGCCTTTAAACAGACACAGCTCAAGCCCACCCACTGGTACAGCCTTGTCGGCTCCCAGTTCGTCGGCTTCACCGGCCTCGCCATCTTCGGCCGCATCGGCGAGCTCATCCGCCCGCTCCTCGTCTCCCGCCGCACCGGCCTCACCTTCAGCTCACAGATCGCCGTCGTCGCCGTAGAGCGCGTCTTCGATCTCGGGGCCTTCGCCCTCATCTTCTCGCTCAACCTCCTCTTCTCCCCCAGCCTCCAGAGCCTCCCGTATCACGAGCTCTTCCACAAGGTGGGCTACGCCATCGCCGCCCTGACGCTCTTTCTGGTCATCTTCGTAGCCTCCGTCCGCCTCGCCGGTTCGGCGGTAGCCACCCTCATGGGCAAATTCGTCGGCATGGCCTCTCCCAAGGCCGGCGCAGCGATCACCGACCGCATCCTTTCCTTCCGCGACGGCCTCAACGTCATCGACACCCCAGCCGACTTCACCGCCGTCACGCTCCTCAGCCTGCTCACCTGGGGCCTGATCGCGGTCTCTTATGTCGTGATCATGAAGTCCTTCCCACCCCCCGTCCACGACCTCACCATCTCCCACATCCTGGTCCTGATGGGCTTCTCAGTCGTCGGCTCCCTCGTCCAGTTTCCCGGCGTAGGCGGCGGCGCGCAGTTCGCCAGCATCACCGCCCTGACGCTCCTCTTCGGCATCCCCAAAGAGCTCGCAGTCAGCGCCGGCCTCATGCTCTGGCTCATCCAGAACATGAGCATCATCCCCGCCGGCCTCATCTTCGCCCGCATAGAAGGCATCTCCCTCCGCCAGGCCGCCCACACCACCGAAACCAAAGAAAGCTCCACCCTCTAA